The following are from one region of the Nicotiana tomentosiformis chromosome 7, ASM39032v3, whole genome shotgun sequence genome:
- the LOC104105850 gene encoding uncharacterized protein: MVSWLLQLTPKAERSPPPQPWNSEHCDILDVGLGTQVYETESSLSAPKVGRKCAKRLDSIWGAWVFFSFYFRPVLNEKSKAKMVRDSNGYSGFDKSDLQLDVFMVQHDMENLYMWVFKERPENALGKMQLRSYMNGHSRQGERLFPFSVDKGFVRSHRMQRKHYRGLSNPQCIHGIEVVPSPNLVVLDEEERKRWMELTGRELNFTIPHEASDYSSWRNLPNTEFELERPLPPIKSNSHSNPKKLANGSGLNLLTQPSNHSNGDAMDLLPANGKRKKDFFPHGNEDDCYLQVNPPSYQTPDLEIHPTEPHWLHEFSGVMRDAYGPVTAAKSIYEDEQGYLIVISLPFVDLQRVKVSWRNTLTHGIIKVSCLSTSRMPFINRQNRTFKLDDSSSEHCPPGEFVREIPLSTRIPEDAKIEAYYDESGTVLEMLVPKLCEGPEEHEVRVCLRPHLGGNDLMLT, from the exons ATGGTTTCTTGGTTATTGCAGCTTACCCCAAAGG CTGAGCGTAGCCCTCCTCCGCAGCCATGGAACTCGGAACACTGTGATATTCTTGATGTTGGGCTTGGGACCCAAGTATATGAGACTGAAAGTTCTCTTAGTGCACCTAAGGTTGGAAGGAAATGTGCAAAACGCTTAGATAGTATTTGGGGTGCTTGGGTTttctttagcttttattttagacCTGTGTTAAATGAGAAATCCAAGGCAAAGATGGTACGAGATAGTAATGGATATTCGGGGTTTGATAAGTCTGATCTCCAGCTTGATGTATTCATGGTTCAGCATGATATGGAGAATTTGTATATGTGGGTTTTCAAGGAAAGGCCCGAGAATGCACTGGGGAAGATGCAGCTCCGGAGTTACATGAATGGGCATTCTCGTCAAGGAGAGCGTCTGTTTCCCTTTAGTGTTGACAAGGGTTTCGTCCGATCTCATAGAATGCAGAGGAAGCACTACAGGGGACTATCAAATCCTCAGTGTATTCACGGGATTGAGGTCGTTCCATCTCCCAATCTCGTGGTTCTTGACGAAGAGGAGCGGAAAAGATGGATGGAACTCACGGGTAGGGAACTCAACTTCACTATCCCACACGAAGCAAGCGATTACAGTTCATGGAGAAACCTCCCCAACACTGAATTCGAGCTCGAGAGACCACTCCCACCAATTAAGAGTAATTCGCATTCCAACCCGAAGAAACTAGCTAATGGATCAGGGCTTAATTTATTAACTCAGCCGTCCAATCACAGCAATGGGGACGCGATGGATCTACTACCTGCCAATGGCAAAAGGAAAAAGGATTTCTTCCCTCACGGAAACGAAGATGATTGTTATCTGCAAGTAAATCCTCCTTCCTATCAAACTCCGGATTTGGAAATACACCCAACTGAACCACATTGGTTACATGAATTTAGTGGGGTTATGAGGGATGCCTACGGGCCTGTTACAGCTGCTAAAAGCATATATGAAGATGAACAAGGTTACTTGATCGTAATCAGTTTGCCATTTGTAGATCTTCAAAGGGTGAAAGTTTCCTGGCGGAACACGCTCACACACGGGATAATAAAGGTATCTTGTTTGAGCACATCTAGGATGCCATTCATCAACAGACAGAACAGAACTTTCAAGCTCGACGATTCATCCTCAGAACACTGCCCTCCAGGGGAGTTTGTCAGAGAAATTCCTCTCTCAACAAGAATTCCTGAAGATGCTAAAATTGAAGCATATTACGACGAATCAGGAACAGTGCTCGAGATGTTGGTGCCAAAACTCTGTGAAGGGCCTGAAGAACATGAAGTACGTGTTTGCCTCCGTCCTCACCTTGGTGGAAATGACCTCATGTTGACCTAA